The proteins below come from a single Phocoena sinus isolate mPhoSin1 chromosome 2, mPhoSin1.pri, whole genome shotgun sequence genomic window:
- the MPI gene encoding mannose-6-phosphate isomerase isoform X5: MAAHRVFPLSCVVQQYAWGKMGSNSEVARLLASSDPLAQISEDKPYAELWMGTHPRGDAKILDNSILQKTLGQWIAENQDCLGSKVKDTFNGKLPFLFKVLSVETALSIQAHPNKELAEKLHLQAPQHYPDANHKPEMAIALTPFQGLCGFRPVEEIVTFLTKVPEFQFLIGDNAATQLKQSLSRDSQAVASALQSCFSHLMKSEKKVVVEQLNLLVKRISQQDCVECMACSDNTVRAGLTPKFIDVPTLCEMLSYIPSPSQDRLFPPAWSQEDPYLSIYDPPVPDFTVMKMEVPGSVTEYRVLALDSASILLMVQGTVTASTRTAQATISLKRGGVLFIGANESVSLKLTLPKDLLMFRACCLL; this comes from the exons ATGGCCGCTCACAGAG TATTCCCACTTTCCTGTGTGGTGCAGCAGTATGCCTGGGGGAAGATGGGTTCCAACAGTGAAGTGGCTCGGCTGCTGGCTAGCAGTGACCCACTGGCCCAGATCTCAGAGGACAAACCATATGCAGAG CTGTGGATGGGGACCCACCCCCGGGGAGATGCCAAGATCCTTGACAACAGCATCTTGCAGAAGACCCTAGGCCAGTGGATTGCTGAGAACCAGGACTGCTTGGGTTCGAAGGTCAAGGACACCTTTAATGGCAAGCTGCCCTTTCTCTTCAAAGTGCTCTCAGTCGAAACGGCCCTGTCTATCCAGGCACACCCTAACAAG GAGCTGGCCGAGAAGCTGCACCTCCAGGCTCCACAGCACTACCCCGATGCCAACCATAAGCCAGAGATGGCCATTGCCCTCACCCCCTTCCAGGGCTTATGTGGCTTCCGGCCAGTTGAGGAGATTGTGACCTTTCTGACAA AGGTGCCCGAGTTCCAGTTTCTAATTGGAGATAATGCAGCAACACAGCTGAAGCAGAGCCTGAGCCGTGACTCCCAGGCTGTGGCctctgctctgcagagctgtTTCTCCCACCTGATGAAGAGCGAGAAGAAGGTAGTGGTGGAGCAGCTCAACCTGTTGGTGAAGCGGATCTCCCAGCAAG ACTGCGTGGAGTGCATGGCATGTTCGGACAACACGGTGCGTGCTGGCCTGACACCCAAGTTCATCGATGTGCCAACTTTGTGTGAAATGCTCAGCTAtatccccagccccagccaggaCAGGCTTTTTCCTCCAGCATGGAGTCAGGAAGACCCCTACCTCTCTATCTATGATCCCCCTGTGCCAGACTTCACCGTTATGAAGATGGAG GTGCCTGGCTCCGTCACTGAATATAGGGTCTTGGCGCTGGACTCTGCAAGTATCCTCCTGATGGTGCAGGGGACAGTGACAGCCAGCACCCGCACAGCCCAGGCCACAATCTCCCTGAAGCGTGGCGGGGTGCTCTTCATTGGGGCCAATGAGAGTGTCTCACTGAAGCTCACACTGCCTAAGGACCTGCTGATGTTCCGTGCCTGCTGCCTGCTGTAG
- the LOC116749478 gene encoding cytochrome c oxidase subunit 5A, mitochondrial isoform X1, whose protein sequence is MLGAAIRRCSVAAAAVARTSPRGLLHPTPAPGPVAGEVCYQYEMKRFYAIKSQKGLRFLDEAIQGQVKELWRGYLRGLKFAVAIQSIRCYSHGSHETDEEFDARWVTYFNRPDIDAWELRKGMNTLVGYDLVPEPKIIDAALRACRRLNDFASAVRILEVVKDKAGPHKEIYPYVIQELRPTLNELGISTPEELGLDKV, encoded by the exons ATGCTAGGCGCCGCTATCCGCCGCTGCTCGGTAGCAGCAGCCGCAGTCGCCCGGACCAGCCCTCGAGGCCTCCTGCACCCCACTCCGGCCCCCGGCCCCGTCGCCG GTGAGGTTTGTTATCAATATGAGATGAAGAGGTTTTATGCAATTAAAAGTCAGAAAGGACTAAGATTCTTGGATGAGGCTATCCAAGGTCAAGTGAAAGAGCTCTGGAGGGGTTACCTGAGGGGCCTCAAGTTTGCTGTAG CTATCCAGTCAATTCGCTGCTACTCCCATGGGTCACATGAGACAGATGAGGAGTTTGATGCTCGCTGGGTGACATACTTCAATAGGCCAGATATTGATGCTTGGGAATTGCGTAAAG GGATGAACACCCTTGTTGGCTATGATCTGGTTCCAGAACCCAAAATCATTGATGCTGCTTTGCGGGCATGCAGACGCTTAAATGATTTTGCTAGTGCAGTCCGCATCCTAGAGGTTGTTAAG GACAAAGCAGGACCTCATAAGGAAATCTACCCCTATGTCATCCAGGAACTTAGACCAACTTTAAATGAACTGGGAATCTCCACTCCAGAGGAACTGGGCCTTGACAAAGTGTAA
- the FAM219B gene encoding protein FAM219B isoform X2 produces the protein MATAEPSDPAARASLPAPRPSGTGAAGPPTERSGIGVPWLGKRTPAAVEKRGPYMVARAPSSQAKLQKHRDLAKAVLRRKGMLGAAPNRPDSSGKRSVKFNKGYTALSQSPDENLVSLDSDSDGELESRYSSGYSSAEVNQDVSRQLLQDGYHLDEIPDDEDLDLIPPKPVTSSTCSCCWCCLRDASSCTLQ, from the exons ATGGCGACCGCGGAGCCCAGCGATCCTGCGGCGAGGGCGTCTCTCCCGGCGCCCCGGCCCAGCGGGACCGGAGCTGCAGGGCCGCCCACCGAGCGAAGCGGCATTGGAGTCCCCTGGCTGGGGAAGCGGACCCCAGCGGCTGTGGAGAAGCGGGGGCCGTACATGGTGGCGCGCGCGCCTTCCAGTCAGGCCAAGCTGC AGAAGCACCGGGACCTGGCTAAGGCAGTTCTGCGGAGAAAAGGCATGCTGGGGGCCGCGCCGAACCGCCCCGACTCTTCAGGGAAAAG GTCAGTGAAGTTTAACAAGGGCTATACTGCTCTTAGTCAGAGTCCAGATGAAAACCTGGTGTCCCTCGACTCTGACAG TGATGGGGAGCTGGAATCCAGATACTCCTCCGGGTATTCCTCTGCAGAG GTGAACCAGGATGTGAGCCGGCAGCTGCTCCAGGATGGGTACCACCTGGATGAGATTCCAGATGATGAGGACTTGGACCTCATTCCCCCCAAGCCTGTGACCTCCTCCACATGCTCCTGCTGCTGGTGCTGTCTTAGGGATGCTTCCTCCTGTACCCTCCAGTAG
- the FAM219B gene encoding protein FAM219B isoform X1, with product MATAEPSDPAARASLPAPRPSGTGAAGPPTERSGIGVPWLGKRTPAAVEKRGPYMVARAPSSQAKLQKHRDLAKAVLRRKGMLGAAPNRPDSSGKRSVKFNKGYTALSQSPDENLVSLDSDSDGELESRYSSGYSSAEQVNQDVSRQLLQDGYHLDEIPDDEDLDLIPPKPVTSSTCSCCWCCLRDASSCTLQ from the exons ATGGCGACCGCGGAGCCCAGCGATCCTGCGGCGAGGGCGTCTCTCCCGGCGCCCCGGCCCAGCGGGACCGGAGCTGCAGGGCCGCCCACCGAGCGAAGCGGCATTGGAGTCCCCTGGCTGGGGAAGCGGACCCCAGCGGCTGTGGAGAAGCGGGGGCCGTACATGGTGGCGCGCGCGCCTTCCAGTCAGGCCAAGCTGC AGAAGCACCGGGACCTGGCTAAGGCAGTTCTGCGGAGAAAAGGCATGCTGGGGGCCGCGCCGAACCGCCCCGACTCTTCAGGGAAAAG GTCAGTGAAGTTTAACAAGGGCTATACTGCTCTTAGTCAGAGTCCAGATGAAAACCTGGTGTCCCTCGACTCTGACAG TGATGGGGAGCTGGAATCCAGATACTCCTCCGGGTATTCCTCTGCAGAG CAGGTGAACCAGGATGTGAGCCGGCAGCTGCTCCAGGATGGGTACCACCTGGATGAGATTCCAGATGATGAGGACTTGGACCTCATTCCCCCCAAGCCTGTGACCTCCTCCACATGCTCCTGCTGCTGGTGCTGTCTTAGGGATGCTTCCTCCTGTACCCTCCAGTAG
- the MPI gene encoding mannose-6-phosphate isomerase isoform X2 has translation MPGGRWVPTVKWLGCWLAVTHWPRSQRTNHMQSFLFLQLWMGTHPRGDAKILDNSILQKTLGQWIAENQDCLGSKVKDTFNGKLPFLFKVLSVETALSIQAHPNKELAEKLHLQAPQHYPDANHKPEMAIALTPFQGLCGFRPVEEIVTFLTKVPEFQFLIGDNAATQLKQSLSRDSQAVASALQSCFSHLMKSEKKVVVEQLNLLVKRISQQVAAGNNMEDIYGELLLQLHQQYPGDIGCFAIYFLNLLTLKPGEAMFLEANVPHAYLKGDCVECMACSDNTVRAGLTPKFIDVPTLCEMLSYIPSPSQDRLFPPAWSQEDPYLSIYDPPVPDFTVMKMEVPGSVTEYRVLALDSASILLMVQGTVTASTRTAQATISLKRGGVLFIGANESVSLKLTLPKDLLMFRACCLL, from the exons ATGCCTGGGGGAAGATGGGTTCCAACAGTGAAGTGGCTCGGCTGCTGGCTAGCAGTGACCCACTGGCCCAGATCTCAGAGGACAAACCATATGCAGAG TTTCCTGTTTTTACAGCTGTGGATGGGGACCCACCCCCGGGGAGATGCCAAGATCCTTGACAACAGCATCTTGCAGAAGACCCTAGGCCAGTGGATTGCTGAGAACCAGGACTGCTTGGGTTCGAAGGTCAAGGACACCTTTAATGGCAAGCTGCCCTTTCTCTTCAAAGTGCTCTCAGTCGAAACGGCCCTGTCTATCCAGGCACACCCTAACAAG GAGCTGGCCGAGAAGCTGCACCTCCAGGCTCCACAGCACTACCCCGATGCCAACCATAAGCCAGAGATGGCCATTGCCCTCACCCCCTTCCAGGGCTTATGTGGCTTCCGGCCAGTTGAGGAGATTGTGACCTTTCTGACAA AGGTGCCCGAGTTCCAGTTTCTAATTGGAGATAATGCAGCAACACAGCTGAAGCAGAGCCTGAGCCGTGACTCCCAGGCTGTGGCctctgctctgcagagctgtTTCTCCCACCTGATGAAGAGCGAGAAGAAGGTAGTGGTGGAGCAGCTCAACCTGTTGGTGAAGCGGATCTCCCAGCAAG TGGCTGCTGGAAACAACATGGAGGACATCTATGGGGAACTCTTGCTGCAGCTGCACCAGCAGTACCCAGGTGATATCGGATGCTTTGCCATCTACTTCCTGAACCTGCTTACCCTGAAGCCGGGGGAGGCCATGTTTCTGGAGGCCAACGTGCCCCATGCCTACCTGAAAGGAG ACTGCGTGGAGTGCATGGCATGTTCGGACAACACGGTGCGTGCTGGCCTGACACCCAAGTTCATCGATGTGCCAACTTTGTGTGAAATGCTCAGCTAtatccccagccccagccaggaCAGGCTTTTTCCTCCAGCATGGAGTCAGGAAGACCCCTACCTCTCTATCTATGATCCCCCTGTGCCAGACTTCACCGTTATGAAGATGGAG GTGCCTGGCTCCGTCACTGAATATAGGGTCTTGGCGCTGGACTCTGCAAGTATCCTCCTGATGGTGCAGGGGACAGTGACAGCCAGCACCCGCACAGCCCAGGCCACAATCTCCCTGAAGCGTGGCGGGGTGCTCTTCATTGGGGCCAATGAGAGTGTCTCACTGAAGCTCACACTGCCTAAGGACCTGCTGATGTTCCGTGCCTGCTGCCTGCTGTAG
- the MPI gene encoding mannose-6-phosphate isomerase isoform X1 codes for MAAHRVFPLSCVVQQYAWGKMGSNSEVARLLASSDPLAQISEDKPYAELWMGTHPRGDAKILDNSILQKTLGQWIAENQDCLGSKVKDTFNGKLPFLFKVLSVETALSIQAHPNKELAEKLHLQAPQHYPDANHKPEMAIALTPFQGLCGFRPVEEIVTFLTKVPEFQFLIGDNAATQLKQSLSRDSQAVASALQSCFSHLMKSEKKVVVEQLNLLVKRISQQVAAGNNMEDIYGELLLQLHQQYPGDIGCFAIYFLNLLTLKPGEAMFLEANVPHAYLKGDCVECMACSDNTVRAGLTPKFIDVPTLCEMLSYIPSPSQDRLFPPAWSQEDPYLSIYDPPVPDFTVMKMEVPGSVTEYRVLALDSASILLMVQGTVTASTRTAQATISLKRGGVLFIGANESVSLKLTLPKDLLMFRACCLL; via the exons ATGGCCGCTCACAGAG TATTCCCACTTTCCTGTGTGGTGCAGCAGTATGCCTGGGGGAAGATGGGTTCCAACAGTGAAGTGGCTCGGCTGCTGGCTAGCAGTGACCCACTGGCCCAGATCTCAGAGGACAAACCATATGCAGAG CTGTGGATGGGGACCCACCCCCGGGGAGATGCCAAGATCCTTGACAACAGCATCTTGCAGAAGACCCTAGGCCAGTGGATTGCTGAGAACCAGGACTGCTTGGGTTCGAAGGTCAAGGACACCTTTAATGGCAAGCTGCCCTTTCTCTTCAAAGTGCTCTCAGTCGAAACGGCCCTGTCTATCCAGGCACACCCTAACAAG GAGCTGGCCGAGAAGCTGCACCTCCAGGCTCCACAGCACTACCCCGATGCCAACCATAAGCCAGAGATGGCCATTGCCCTCACCCCCTTCCAGGGCTTATGTGGCTTCCGGCCAGTTGAGGAGATTGTGACCTTTCTGACAA AGGTGCCCGAGTTCCAGTTTCTAATTGGAGATAATGCAGCAACACAGCTGAAGCAGAGCCTGAGCCGTGACTCCCAGGCTGTGGCctctgctctgcagagctgtTTCTCCCACCTGATGAAGAGCGAGAAGAAGGTAGTGGTGGAGCAGCTCAACCTGTTGGTGAAGCGGATCTCCCAGCAAG TGGCTGCTGGAAACAACATGGAGGACATCTATGGGGAACTCTTGCTGCAGCTGCACCAGCAGTACCCAGGTGATATCGGATGCTTTGCCATCTACTTCCTGAACCTGCTTACCCTGAAGCCGGGGGAGGCCATGTTTCTGGAGGCCAACGTGCCCCATGCCTACCTGAAAGGAG ACTGCGTGGAGTGCATGGCATGTTCGGACAACACGGTGCGTGCTGGCCTGACACCCAAGTTCATCGATGTGCCAACTTTGTGTGAAATGCTCAGCTAtatccccagccccagccaggaCAGGCTTTTTCCTCCAGCATGGAGTCAGGAAGACCCCTACCTCTCTATCTATGATCCCCCTGTGCCAGACTTCACCGTTATGAAGATGGAG GTGCCTGGCTCCGTCACTGAATATAGGGTCTTGGCGCTGGACTCTGCAAGTATCCTCCTGATGGTGCAGGGGACAGTGACAGCCAGCACCCGCACAGCCCAGGCCACAATCTCCCTGAAGCGTGGCGGGGTGCTCTTCATTGGGGCCAATGAGAGTGTCTCACTGAAGCTCACACTGCCTAAGGACCTGCTGATGTTCCGTGCCTGCTGCCTGCTGTAG
- the MPI gene encoding mannose-6-phosphate isomerase isoform X3, with amino-acid sequence MGSNSEVARLLASSDPLAQISEDKPYAELWMGTHPRGDAKILDNSILQKTLGQWIAENQDCLGSKVKDTFNGKLPFLFKVLSVETALSIQAHPNKELAEKLHLQAPQHYPDANHKPEMAIALTPFQGLCGFRPVEEIVTFLTKVPEFQFLIGDNAATQLKQSLSRDSQAVASALQSCFSHLMKSEKKVVVEQLNLLVKRISQQVAAGNNMEDIYGELLLQLHQQYPGDIGCFAIYFLNLLTLKPGEAMFLEANVPHAYLKGDCVECMACSDNTVRAGLTPKFIDVPTLCEMLSYIPSPSQDRLFPPAWSQEDPYLSIYDPPVPDFTVMKMEVPGSVTEYRVLALDSASILLMVQGTVTASTRTAQATISLKRGGVLFIGANESVSLKLTLPKDLLMFRACCLL; translated from the exons ATGGGTTCCAACAGTGAAGTGGCTCGGCTGCTGGCTAGCAGTGACCCACTGGCCCAGATCTCAGAGGACAAACCATATGCAGAG CTGTGGATGGGGACCCACCCCCGGGGAGATGCCAAGATCCTTGACAACAGCATCTTGCAGAAGACCCTAGGCCAGTGGATTGCTGAGAACCAGGACTGCTTGGGTTCGAAGGTCAAGGACACCTTTAATGGCAAGCTGCCCTTTCTCTTCAAAGTGCTCTCAGTCGAAACGGCCCTGTCTATCCAGGCACACCCTAACAAG GAGCTGGCCGAGAAGCTGCACCTCCAGGCTCCACAGCACTACCCCGATGCCAACCATAAGCCAGAGATGGCCATTGCCCTCACCCCCTTCCAGGGCTTATGTGGCTTCCGGCCAGTTGAGGAGATTGTGACCTTTCTGACAA AGGTGCCCGAGTTCCAGTTTCTAATTGGAGATAATGCAGCAACACAGCTGAAGCAGAGCCTGAGCCGTGACTCCCAGGCTGTGGCctctgctctgcagagctgtTTCTCCCACCTGATGAAGAGCGAGAAGAAGGTAGTGGTGGAGCAGCTCAACCTGTTGGTGAAGCGGATCTCCCAGCAAG TGGCTGCTGGAAACAACATGGAGGACATCTATGGGGAACTCTTGCTGCAGCTGCACCAGCAGTACCCAGGTGATATCGGATGCTTTGCCATCTACTTCCTGAACCTGCTTACCCTGAAGCCGGGGGAGGCCATGTTTCTGGAGGCCAACGTGCCCCATGCCTACCTGAAAGGAG ACTGCGTGGAGTGCATGGCATGTTCGGACAACACGGTGCGTGCTGGCCTGACACCCAAGTTCATCGATGTGCCAACTTTGTGTGAAATGCTCAGCTAtatccccagccccagccaggaCAGGCTTTTTCCTCCAGCATGGAGTCAGGAAGACCCCTACCTCTCTATCTATGATCCCCCTGTGCCAGACTTCACCGTTATGAAGATGGAG GTGCCTGGCTCCGTCACTGAATATAGGGTCTTGGCGCTGGACTCTGCAAGTATCCTCCTGATGGTGCAGGGGACAGTGACAGCCAGCACCCGCACAGCCCAGGCCACAATCTCCCTGAAGCGTGGCGGGGTGCTCTTCATTGGGGCCAATGAGAGTGTCTCACTGAAGCTCACACTGCCTAAGGACCTGCTGATGTTCCGTGCCTGCTGCCTGCTGTAG
- the LOC116749478 gene encoding cytochrome c oxidase subunit 5A, mitochondrial isoform X3, whose amino-acid sequence MLGAAIRRCSVAAAAVARTSPRGLLHPTPAPGPVAAIQSIRCYSHGSHETDEEFDARWVTYFNRPDIDAWELRKGMNTLVGYDLVPEPKIIDAALRACRRLNDFASAVRILEVVKDKAGPHKEIYPYVIQELRPTLNELGISTPEELGLDKV is encoded by the exons ATGCTAGGCGCCGCTATCCGCCGCTGCTCGGTAGCAGCAGCCGCAGTCGCCCGGACCAGCCCTCGAGGCCTCCTGCACCCCACTCCGGCCCCCGGCCCCGTCGCCG CTATCCAGTCAATTCGCTGCTACTCCCATGGGTCACATGAGACAGATGAGGAGTTTGATGCTCGCTGGGTGACATACTTCAATAGGCCAGATATTGATGCTTGGGAATTGCGTAAAG GGATGAACACCCTTGTTGGCTATGATCTGGTTCCAGAACCCAAAATCATTGATGCTGCTTTGCGGGCATGCAGACGCTTAAATGATTTTGCTAGTGCAGTCCGCATCCTAGAGGTTGTTAAG GACAAAGCAGGACCTCATAAGGAAATCTACCCCTATGTCATCCAGGAACTTAGACCAACTTTAAATGAACTGGGAATCTCCACTCCAGAGGAACTGGGCCTTGACAAAGTGTAA
- the LOC116749478 gene encoding cytochrome c oxidase subunit 5A, mitochondrial isoform X2 encodes MKRFYAIKSQKGLRFLDEAIQGQVKELWRGYLRGLKFAVAIQSIRCYSHGSHETDEEFDARWVTYFNRPDIDAWELRKGMNTLVGYDLVPEPKIIDAALRACRRLNDFASAVRILEVVKDKAGPHKEIYPYVIQELRPTLNELGISTPEELGLDKV; translated from the exons ATGAAGAGGTTTTATGCAATTAAAAGTCAGAAAGGACTAAGATTCTTGGATGAGGCTATCCAAGGTCAAGTGAAAGAGCTCTGGAGGGGTTACCTGAGGGGCCTCAAGTTTGCTGTAG CTATCCAGTCAATTCGCTGCTACTCCCATGGGTCACATGAGACAGATGAGGAGTTTGATGCTCGCTGGGTGACATACTTCAATAGGCCAGATATTGATGCTTGGGAATTGCGTAAAG GGATGAACACCCTTGTTGGCTATGATCTGGTTCCAGAACCCAAAATCATTGATGCTGCTTTGCGGGCATGCAGACGCTTAAATGATTTTGCTAGTGCAGTCCGCATCCTAGAGGTTGTTAAG GACAAAGCAGGACCTCATAAGGAAATCTACCCCTATGTCATCCAGGAACTTAGACCAACTTTAAATGAACTGGGAATCTCCACTCCAGAGGAACTGGGCCTTGACAAAGTGTAA
- the MPI gene encoding mannose-6-phosphate isomerase isoform X4: MGTHPRGDAKILDNSILQKTLGQWIAENQDCLGSKVKDTFNGKLPFLFKVLSVETALSIQAHPNKELAEKLHLQAPQHYPDANHKPEMAIALTPFQGLCGFRPVEEIVTFLTKVPEFQFLIGDNAATQLKQSLSRDSQAVASALQSCFSHLMKSEKKVVVEQLNLLVKRISQQVAAGNNMEDIYGELLLQLHQQYPGDIGCFAIYFLNLLTLKPGEAMFLEANVPHAYLKGDCVECMACSDNTVRAGLTPKFIDVPTLCEMLSYIPSPSQDRLFPPAWSQEDPYLSIYDPPVPDFTVMKMEVPGSVTEYRVLALDSASILLMVQGTVTASTRTAQATISLKRGGVLFIGANESVSLKLTLPKDLLMFRACCLL; encoded by the exons ATGGGGACCCACCCCCGGGGAGATGCCAAGATCCTTGACAACAGCATCTTGCAGAAGACCCTAGGCCAGTGGATTGCTGAGAACCAGGACTGCTTGGGTTCGAAGGTCAAGGACACCTTTAATGGCAAGCTGCCCTTTCTCTTCAAAGTGCTCTCAGTCGAAACGGCCCTGTCTATCCAGGCACACCCTAACAAG GAGCTGGCCGAGAAGCTGCACCTCCAGGCTCCACAGCACTACCCCGATGCCAACCATAAGCCAGAGATGGCCATTGCCCTCACCCCCTTCCAGGGCTTATGTGGCTTCCGGCCAGTTGAGGAGATTGTGACCTTTCTGACAA AGGTGCCCGAGTTCCAGTTTCTAATTGGAGATAATGCAGCAACACAGCTGAAGCAGAGCCTGAGCCGTGACTCCCAGGCTGTGGCctctgctctgcagagctgtTTCTCCCACCTGATGAAGAGCGAGAAGAAGGTAGTGGTGGAGCAGCTCAACCTGTTGGTGAAGCGGATCTCCCAGCAAG TGGCTGCTGGAAACAACATGGAGGACATCTATGGGGAACTCTTGCTGCAGCTGCACCAGCAGTACCCAGGTGATATCGGATGCTTTGCCATCTACTTCCTGAACCTGCTTACCCTGAAGCCGGGGGAGGCCATGTTTCTGGAGGCCAACGTGCCCCATGCCTACCTGAAAGGAG ACTGCGTGGAGTGCATGGCATGTTCGGACAACACGGTGCGTGCTGGCCTGACACCCAAGTTCATCGATGTGCCAACTTTGTGTGAAATGCTCAGCTAtatccccagccccagccaggaCAGGCTTTTTCCTCCAGCATGGAGTCAGGAAGACCCCTACCTCTCTATCTATGATCCCCCTGTGCCAGACTTCACCGTTATGAAGATGGAG GTGCCTGGCTCCGTCACTGAATATAGGGTCTTGGCGCTGGACTCTGCAAGTATCCTCCTGATGGTGCAGGGGACAGTGACAGCCAGCACCCGCACAGCCCAGGCCACAATCTCCCTGAAGCGTGGCGGGGTGCTCTTCATTGGGGCCAATGAGAGTGTCTCACTGAAGCTCACACTGCCTAAGGACCTGCTGATGTTCCGTGCCTGCTGCCTGCTGTAG